Proteins encoded by one window of Camelus bactrianus isolate YW-2024 breed Bactrian camel chromosome 9, ASM4877302v1, whole genome shotgun sequence:
- the PPP6R1 gene encoding serine/threonine-protein phosphatase 6 regulatory subunit 1 isoform X5 produces MFWKFDLHTSSHLDTLLERDDLSLPELLDEEDVLQECKVVNRKLLDFLLQPPHLQAMVAWVTQEPPASGEERLRYKYPSVACEILTSDVPQINDALGADESLLHRLYGFLQSSGSLNPLLASFFSKVMGVLINRKTDQLVSFLRKKDDFVDLLLQHIGTSAIMDLLLRLLTCVERPQLRHDVVNWLNEEKIIQRLIEQIHPSKDDNQHSNASQSLCDIIRLSREQMIQAQDSLEPDQLLATLEKQETIEQLLSNMLEGEQSQSVIVSGIQVLLTLLEPRRPSSVDGQLELLAQATLDSASSSVGTLHALRPRLGHFHQLLLEPPKLEPLRTTWGSLAPPLGNMRLHVVKLLASALSANDAALTQELLALDVPNTMLDLFFHYVFNNFLHAQVEVCVSTMLSSGPPSDSSSDTPAQNPVVKHLLQRCCLVERILTSWEENDRVQSAGGPRKGYMGHLTRVANALVQNLEKGPNAEQLGQLLKELPAEQQERWEAFVSGPLAETNKKNMVDLVNTHHLHSSSDDEDDRLKEFSFPEEAVLQQAFMDFQMQRMTSAFIDHFGFNDEEFGEQEESVNAPFDKTANITFSLNADDDNPNANLLEICYKDRIQQFDDDEDEEDEEEGQGSGESDGEDGTWQGSQLARGARLGQPPGVRSRGSTDSEEEEDDDEEEDEDGDGRAARGGAGPPSYPSPCPQPPGPGWTATFDPVPMDAPTGPQNCREKEPHSGPPAPQGAHGMPLDLPASSPAGPVAPSALQLRSQDPAPPPAPQEATDGSKVAEPLAPCQALISVGDLQATLRGTHSVPSSLDSATRDPATSVPASGAHQSPQTTGGEKSPEPLGLPRSQSSALDLEPLLMPNGSAPGGPASPGSQ; encoded by the exons ATGTTTTGGAAGTTTGACCTGCACACGAGCTCACACCTGGACACACTGCTGGAGCGGGATGACCTGAGCCTGCCGGAGCTGCTGGATGAGGAGGACGTGCTGCAGGAGTGCAAGGTTGTCAACCGCAAGCTGCTGGACTTCCTGCTGCAGCCTCCGCACCTGCAGGCCATGGTGGCCTGGGTCACCCAGGAGCCGCCGGCCAGCGGCGAGGAGCGGCTGCGCTACAA GTATCCCAGCGTGGCCTGCGAGATCCTGACGTCAGATGTGCCCCAGATCAACGATGCCCTGGGTGCGGACGAATCCCTCCTGCACCGGCTCTACGGCTTCCTGCAGAGCAGTGGCAGCCTCAACCCGCTGCTGGCCAGCTTCTTCAGCAAGGTCATGGGCGTCCTCATCAACCGCAAGACGGACCAG CTTGTGTCCTTCCTGCGGAAGAAGGACGACTTTGTGGACCTGCTGCTGCAGCACATCGGCACCTCCGCCATCATGGACCTCCTGCTGAGGCTCCTCACCTGCGTGGAGCGGCCGCAGCTGAGGCATGACGTGGTCAAC TGGCTGAACGAGGAGAAGATCATCCAGCGGCTCATTGAGCAGATCCACCCGTCCAAGGACGACAAT caACATTCCAATGCATCCCAGTCCCTGTGCGACATTATCCGCCTGAGCCGGGAGCAGATGATCCAAGCACAGGACAGCCTGGAGCCTGACCAGCTATTGGCCACCCTGGAGAA GCAGGAGACGATTGAGCAGCTCCTGAGCAACATGCTGGAGGGGGAGCAGAGCCAGTCCGTCATCGTGAGCGGAATCCAGGTGCTGCTGACGCTGCTGGAGCCCAGGAGGCCCAG CAGTGTGGACGGGCAGCTGGAGCTCCTGGCCCAGGCAACCCTGGACAGCGCCTCGTCCAGTGTGGGAACCCTGCATGCCCTGCGCCCGCGGCTTGGCCACTTCCACCAGCTCCTGCTGGAGCCACCCAAG CTTGAGCCGCTGCGCACGACGTGGGGCAGCCTGGCCCCGCCACTGGGCAACATGCGGCTACATGTGGTCAAGCTGCTGGCCAGCGCCCTGAGCGCTAATGACGCAGCTTTGACCCAGGAGCTCCTGGCACTGGACGTGCCCAACACCATGCTG gacctcTTCTTCCACTACGTGTTCAACAACTTCTTGCATGCCCAAGTGGAGGTGTGTGTGAGTACGATGCTGAGCTCCGGGCCTCCTTCTGACAGCAGCTCTGACACACCTGCTCAGAACCCTGTTGTGAAACAT CTGCTGCAGCGTTGCTGCCTGGTGGAGCGCATCCTGACATCCTGGGAGGAGAACGACCGCGTGCA GTCCGCCGGGGGCCCTCGGAAAGGCTACATGGGCCACCTGACGAGAGTGGCCAACGCCCTGGTGCAGAACTTGGAGAAGGGGCCCAACGCCGAGCAGCTGGGGCAGCTGCTGAAGG AGCTGCCAGCAGAGCAGCAGGAGCGGTGGGAGGCCTTCGTGTCCGGACCCCTGGCGGAGACCAACAAGAAGAACATGGTGGATCTG GTGAACACGCACCACTTGCACTCCTCCAGCGACGATGAGGATGACAGGCTCAAGGAGTTCAGCTTCCCGGAGGAGGCGGTGCTGCAGCAG gcTTTCATGGACTTCCAGATGCAGCGCATGACCTCAGCCTTCATCGACCACTTTGGCTTCAACGATGAGGAGTttggggagcaggaggagagcGTGAA CGCGCCTTTTGACAAGACAGCCAACATCACCTTCTCCCTCAATGCCGACGACGACAAC CCCAACGCCAACCTCCTGGAGATATGCTACAAGGACCGGATCCAGCAGTTTGATGacgacgaggacgaggaggacgaggaggaaggCCAGGGCTCTGGGGAGTCCGACGGGGAGGatggcacatggcagggcagCCAGCTGGCCAGGGGGGCCCGCCTGGGCCAGCCCCCAGGCGTGCG gagcagaggcAGCACAGacagtgaggaggaagaggacgacgacgaggaggaggacgaggatggtGATGGCCGGGCGGCTCGTGGTGGGGCCGGGCCCCCCTCCTACCCCAGCCCTTGCCCCCAGCCTCCGG GTCCCGGTTGGACAGCCACATTTGACCCAGTGCCTATGGATGCCCCGACCGGCCCCCAAAACTGCAGGGAGAAGGAGCCGCATTCTGGGCCCCCCGCCCCACAGGGCGCCCACGGCATGCCCCTGGACCTCCCTGCCTCGAGCCCAGCTGGCCCTGTGGCCCCCAGTGCCCTGCAGCTCAG GTCTCAggaccccgcccctcccccagcacctcagGAAGCCACAGACGGCAGCAAAGTAGCGGAGCCCTTGG CCCCTTGCCAGGCCTTGATCAGTGTCGGGGACCTCCAGGCTACCCTCAGAGGGACACACTCCGTCCCCAGCTCCTTGGACAG TGCAACCAGAGACCCTGCTACCTCTGTCCCAGCCTCCGGGGCCCACCAGTCCCCCCAGACCACAGGTGGGGAGAAGAGCCCAGAGCCTTTGGGGCTCCCCCGAAGCCAGAG cagtgccctggACCTCGAGCCGCTCTTGATGCCCAACGGCTCTGCCCCAGGAGGGCCGGCGTCCCCGGGCTCCCA GTAA
- the PPP6R1 gene encoding serine/threonine-protein phosphatase 6 regulatory subunit 1 isoform X1 gives MFWKFDLHTSSHLDTLLERDDLSLPELLDEEDVLQECKVVNRKLLDFLLQPPHLQAMVAWVTQEPPASGEERLRYKYPSVACEILTSDVPQINDALGADESLLHRLYGFLQSSGSLNPLLASFFSKVMGVLINRKTDQLVSFLRKKDDFVDLLLQHIGTSAIMDLLLRLLTCVERPQLRHDVVNWLNEEKIIQRLIEQIHPSKDDNQHSNASQSLCDIIRLSREQMIQAQDSLEPDQLLATLEKQETIEQLLSNMLEGEQSQSVIVSGIQVLLTLLEPRRPRSESVTMNNFFSSVDGQLELLAQATLDSASSSVGTLHALRPRLGHFHQLLLEPPKLEPLRTTWGSLAPPLGNMRLHVVKLLASALSANDAALTQELLALDVPNTMLDLFFHYVFNNFLHAQVEVCVSTMLSSGPPSDSSSDTPAQNPVVKHLLQRCCLVERILTSWEENDRVQSAGGPRKGYMGHLTRVANALVQNLEKGPNAEQLGQLLKELPAEQQERWEAFVSGPLAETNKKNMVDLVNTHHLHSSSDDEDDRLKEFSFPEEAVLQQAFMDFQMQRMTSAFIDHFGFNDEEFGEQEESVNAPFDKTANITFSLNADDDNPNANLLEICYKDRIQQFDDDEDEEDEEEGQGSGESDGEDGTWQGSQLARGARLGQPPGVRSRGSTDSEEEEDDDEEEDEDGDGRAARGGAGPPSYPSPCPQPPGPGWTATFDPVPMDAPTGPQNCREKEPHSGPPAPQGAHGMPLDLPASSPAGPVAPSALQLRSQDPAPPPAPQEATDGSKVAEPLAPCQALISVGDLQATLRGTHSVPSSLDSATRDPATSVPASGAHQSPQTTGGEKSPEPLGLPRSQSALDLEPLLMPNGSAPGGPASPGSQ, from the exons ATGTTTTGGAAGTTTGACCTGCACACGAGCTCACACCTGGACACACTGCTGGAGCGGGATGACCTGAGCCTGCCGGAGCTGCTGGATGAGGAGGACGTGCTGCAGGAGTGCAAGGTTGTCAACCGCAAGCTGCTGGACTTCCTGCTGCAGCCTCCGCACCTGCAGGCCATGGTGGCCTGGGTCACCCAGGAGCCGCCGGCCAGCGGCGAGGAGCGGCTGCGCTACAA GTATCCCAGCGTGGCCTGCGAGATCCTGACGTCAGATGTGCCCCAGATCAACGATGCCCTGGGTGCGGACGAATCCCTCCTGCACCGGCTCTACGGCTTCCTGCAGAGCAGTGGCAGCCTCAACCCGCTGCTGGCCAGCTTCTTCAGCAAGGTCATGGGCGTCCTCATCAACCGCAAGACGGACCAG CTTGTGTCCTTCCTGCGGAAGAAGGACGACTTTGTGGACCTGCTGCTGCAGCACATCGGCACCTCCGCCATCATGGACCTCCTGCTGAGGCTCCTCACCTGCGTGGAGCGGCCGCAGCTGAGGCATGACGTGGTCAAC TGGCTGAACGAGGAGAAGATCATCCAGCGGCTCATTGAGCAGATCCACCCGTCCAAGGACGACAAT caACATTCCAATGCATCCCAGTCCCTGTGCGACATTATCCGCCTGAGCCGGGAGCAGATGATCCAAGCACAGGACAGCCTGGAGCCTGACCAGCTATTGGCCACCCTGGAGAA GCAGGAGACGATTGAGCAGCTCCTGAGCAACATGCTGGAGGGGGAGCAGAGCCAGTCCGTCATCGTGAGCGGAATCCAGGTGCTGCTGACGCTGCTGGAGCCCAGGAGGCCCAG GTCCGAGTCCGTGACCATGAACAACTTCTTCAGCAGTGTGGACGGGCAGCTGGAGCTCCTGGCCCAGGCAACCCTGGACAGCGCCTCGTCCAGTGTGGGAACCCTGCATGCCCTGCGCCCGCGGCTTGGCCACTTCCACCAGCTCCTGCTGGAGCCACCCAAG CTTGAGCCGCTGCGCACGACGTGGGGCAGCCTGGCCCCGCCACTGGGCAACATGCGGCTACATGTGGTCAAGCTGCTGGCCAGCGCCCTGAGCGCTAATGACGCAGCTTTGACCCAGGAGCTCCTGGCACTGGACGTGCCCAACACCATGCTG gacctcTTCTTCCACTACGTGTTCAACAACTTCTTGCATGCCCAAGTGGAGGTGTGTGTGAGTACGATGCTGAGCTCCGGGCCTCCTTCTGACAGCAGCTCTGACACACCTGCTCAGAACCCTGTTGTGAAACAT CTGCTGCAGCGTTGCTGCCTGGTGGAGCGCATCCTGACATCCTGGGAGGAGAACGACCGCGTGCA GTCCGCCGGGGGCCCTCGGAAAGGCTACATGGGCCACCTGACGAGAGTGGCCAACGCCCTGGTGCAGAACTTGGAGAAGGGGCCCAACGCCGAGCAGCTGGGGCAGCTGCTGAAGG AGCTGCCAGCAGAGCAGCAGGAGCGGTGGGAGGCCTTCGTGTCCGGACCCCTGGCGGAGACCAACAAGAAGAACATGGTGGATCTG GTGAACACGCACCACTTGCACTCCTCCAGCGACGATGAGGATGACAGGCTCAAGGAGTTCAGCTTCCCGGAGGAGGCGGTGCTGCAGCAG gcTTTCATGGACTTCCAGATGCAGCGCATGACCTCAGCCTTCATCGACCACTTTGGCTTCAACGATGAGGAGTttggggagcaggaggagagcGTGAA CGCGCCTTTTGACAAGACAGCCAACATCACCTTCTCCCTCAATGCCGACGACGACAAC CCCAACGCCAACCTCCTGGAGATATGCTACAAGGACCGGATCCAGCAGTTTGATGacgacgaggacgaggaggacgaggaggaaggCCAGGGCTCTGGGGAGTCCGACGGGGAGGatggcacatggcagggcagCCAGCTGGCCAGGGGGGCCCGCCTGGGCCAGCCCCCAGGCGTGCG gagcagaggcAGCACAGacagtgaggaggaagaggacgacgacgaggaggaggacgaggatggtGATGGCCGGGCGGCTCGTGGTGGGGCCGGGCCCCCCTCCTACCCCAGCCCTTGCCCCCAGCCTCCGG GTCCCGGTTGGACAGCCACATTTGACCCAGTGCCTATGGATGCCCCGACCGGCCCCCAAAACTGCAGGGAGAAGGAGCCGCATTCTGGGCCCCCCGCCCCACAGGGCGCCCACGGCATGCCCCTGGACCTCCCTGCCTCGAGCCCAGCTGGCCCTGTGGCCCCCAGTGCCCTGCAGCTCAG GTCTCAggaccccgcccctcccccagcacctcagGAAGCCACAGACGGCAGCAAAGTAGCGGAGCCCTTGG CCCCTTGCCAGGCCTTGATCAGTGTCGGGGACCTCCAGGCTACCCTCAGAGGGACACACTCCGTCCCCAGCTCCTTGGACAG TGCAACCAGAGACCCTGCTACCTCTGTCCCAGCCTCCGGGGCCCACCAGTCCCCCCAGACCACAGGTGGGGAGAAGAGCCCAGAGCCTTTGGGGCTCCCCCGAAGCCAGAG tgccctggACCTCGAGCCGCTCTTGATGCCCAACGGCTCTGCCCCAGGAGGGCCGGCGTCCCCGGGCTCCCA GTAA